A window of Primulina tabacum isolate GXHZ01 chromosome 4, ASM2559414v2, whole genome shotgun sequence contains these coding sequences:
- the LOC142541845 gene encoding uncharacterized protein LOC142541845: MPPRRAPIADGQADNVEDGHVNAHMPPNGDAATRALDGMAHLFEHFQQANRPQHNGYDQFWRLAPKEFSGTTDPFAAEAWIRALEVHFRCLDMGDADRVRCATYMFRDDASLWWEEVDHGFNLVTLTWARFKEIFYEKDVAENMRHFLDGLPPDIHRDVMMIRPLDYAAATAYAFQAEQALKEIDFDMQRKRKQHQQNNQTNKKPYMGPPRPQGCFICKEEGHKAADCPKKNTPTVGRAYVMHAKESEEEPDTTLITDNLVI; encoded by the exons atgcctcctagacgtgcaccTATTGCCGATGGACAAGCCGATAATGTTGAGGATGGTCATGTTAATGCACACAtgcctcctaatggggatgctgctacgcGTGCACTGGACGGCATGGCACATTtgtttgagcattttcagcagGCTAATAGGCCACAGCACAATGGTTATGATCAGTTCTGGAGGCTAGCGccaaaggaattttctggcaccaccgacccatttgctgctgaggcTTGGATTCGAGCACTTGAGGTGCACTTTCGCTGTTTGGATATGGGAGATGCTGATCGCGTGAGGTGTGCCACTTAtatgtttagggatgatgcttctttatggtgggaagaaGTTGATCATGGTTTTAATCTCGTTACTCTTACTTGGGCTCGATTCAAGGAAATATTTTATGAGAA gGACGTTGCTGAGAATATGAGGCACTTTCTAGATGGTCTACCACCTGATATTCATCGTGACGTGATGATGATACGTCCCTTAGATTATGCTGCTGCCACTGCCTATGCATTTCAAGCCGAGCAAGCTTTGAAAGAGATTGATTTTGACATGCAGCGCAAAAGAAAACAACACCAACAGAACAATCAGACGAATAAGAAGCCATACATGGggcctcctagacctcaagg atgcttcatatgcaaggaagagGGGCATAAGGCTGCCGATTGCCCGAAGAAGAATACACCTACTGTGGGCAGAGCTTATGTCATGCATGCGAAGGAATCCGAGGAGGAGCCAGACACGACTCTTATCACCgataacctagttatttaa
- the LOC142543109 gene encoding protein KINASE OF THE OUTER CHLOROPLAST MEMBRANE 1-like has translation MAGQVANRPASPFDFEIIEGDPGDSSTVIRSSNRINPWIDPAKIKLGHRIGRGPFGDVWLATHHRSSEDYEEYHEVAVKMLRPIKKDSIGDALNKLDYLMSKCQGLETVCWLYGLSVINKKICIIMKFYEGSLGDKMARLKGGKLSLSDVLRYGADLAQGVMDLHTKGIIILNLKPCNFLLNGNDQAIVGDVGIPYALLGISLPSSDMARRLGTSNYMAPEQWEPEVRGPISVETDSWGFGCSILEMLTGVPPWNGKSVNEMYKLVVNKQEKPPIPSGLPPAVENVIIGCFEYDFRGRPVMADILHAFKSSQNAVYQDGVWTGIGSRMIRDKPGGVGYTEWFLAKDHLQVLDTVRSRKSPYSHNLVNMNIPEGSVVGLERDSDQDGYVLVRVHGIHDPIRVHVSTLERVTFGLAAGDWVRLRKEDKKHLRVGVLHSINRDGRVDVAFIGFETLWKGNYSELQMAKPYCVGQFVKLKSSVFSPRFEWPRKRGGEWATGRICQVLPNGCLIVKFPGRLTIGDEKSSFLADPAEAELISFGTCPTVVKKYQHLEDFHWAIRPILIALGLFTAMKFGLFVGKKVGRSKAKKEKAGVQNENQTLDGQNSSNTAWRPPKVANIFR, from the exons ATGGCTGGACAAGTTGCTAATCGACCAGCATCTCCATTTGATTTTGAGATTATTGAAGGAGATCCTGGTGACAGCAGTACCGTCATAAGATCATCTAACAGGATAAATCCATGGATTGACCCTGCCAAAATCAAACTCGGGCACAGAATTGGTAGAGGGCCTTTTGGTGATGTTTGGCTGGCAACTCATCATCGTTCATCAGAGGACTATGAAGAGTATCATGAAGTTGCTGTTAAAATGTTACGGCCCATCAAGAAAGATAGCATTGGAGATGCCTTGAACAAGTTGGATTATCTGATGTCCAAATGCCAAGGACTGGAAACAGTTTGTTGGCTTTATGGACTTTCTGTTATAAATAAGAAA ATATGCATCATCATGAAATTTTACGAGGGCTCACTTGGAGACAAAATGGCTCGACTTAAAGGGGGAAAGCTGTCATTAAGTGATGTTTTGAG ATATGGAGCAGATCTTGCTCAAGGAGTAATGGACCTGCACACTAAAGGGATTATTATTCTGAATCTTAAACCTTGTAATTTCCTTTTAAATGGGAATGACCAGGCCATTGTTGGGGATGTTGGTATACCATATGCGCTGTTAGGGATATCATTGCCAAGTTCAGACATGGCTCGAAGACTTGGTACTTCGAATTACATGGCTCCAGAACAATGGGAGCCGGAAGTAAGAGGTCCTATATCTGTTGAAACTGATTCATGGGGATTCGGTTGTAGCATATTGGAGATGCTAACTGGAGTTCCGCCTTGGAATGGCAAATCTGTTAATGAAATGTACAAATTGGTTGTAAACAAGCAAGAAAAACCTCCTATTCCCAGTGGGCTTCCTCCTGCAGTTGAGAATGTCATTATAGGTTGCTTTGAGTATGATTTCAGGGGTCGCCCTGTAATGGCAGATATTTTGCATGCATTTAAAAG CTCACAGAATGCAGTCTATCAGGATGGAGTCTGGACAGGTATTGGAAGTAGAATGATTAGGGATAAACCAGGTGGTGTTGGTTATACTGAATGGTTTCTTGCGAAGGATCACCTCCAAGTGCTTGACACCGTTCGATCTAGGAAATCACCTTACTCCCACAACCTGGTTAATATGAATATCCCAGAGGGGTCTGTAGTTGGTCTGGAACGTGACAGTGACCAAGATGGTTATGTTTTAGTGAGGGTGCATGGCATCCATGACCCGATAAGGGTTCATGTTTCGACATTAGAAAGGGTCACATTTGGACTGGCTGCTGGAGATTGGGTTCGATTGAGGAAAGAAGATAAGAAGCATTTACGTGTGGGTGTTCTTCATTCCATCAACCGTGATGGAAGAGTAGATGTTGCATTTATAGGATTTGAGACTCTTTGGAAGGGTAACTACTCGGAATTACAGATGGCAAAACCTTATTGTGTGGGGCAGTTTGTGAAGCTGAAATCTAGTGTGTTTAGCCCTCGGTTTGAATGGCCTCGAAAAAGAGGTGGGGAGTGGGCAACAGGGAGAATTTGTCAAGTGCTTCCGAATGGCTGCCTCATAGTCAAGTTTCCTGGTAGATTGACAATTGGTGATGAGAAGAGCAGTTTCTTGGCTGATCCAGCTGAAGCAGAACTAATTTCATTTGGCACTTGCCCCACCGTGGTTAAGAAGTATCAACATCTAGAAGATTTTCACTGGGCTATCAGGCCTATACTGATTGCATTAGGTCTATTTACTGCAATGAAGTTCGGCCTTTTCGTTGGTAAGAAAGTGGGGAGATCAAAGGCAAAGAAAGAAAAAGCTGGGGTTCAAAATGAGAATCAAACTCTGGATGGACAGAATTCCAGCAACACTGCATGGCGTCCTCCAAAGGTTGCTAACATTTTCAGATAA